A segment of the Euzebya sp. genome:
CCACCGGGTGGTGGAAGTAGGGGTCGGGTTCACGGGACGGTGATGGCCCCGTGTGATCGTTCGTGAGGTCTTCCTACGGGTCTCCCGACAGGAGGCCGCACGGTTGTGAGCGGCCATGCCAACCTCCGGGTAGGCGGTCAGGCACTTCTGGTCTGATGGCCATCTGATCTCCGGGCCGGCGGCCATGTGGAGGCCGTCGAGGTTCCGCTGGCGATCTCCTCCGGCGGGGTCGGCTTGGTGCGCGTGGCCATGTGAAAGTCCCCGTTGATGGCCCGCAGATTCCAGCCGTCGTGGCTACACGACCTGATCCCGGAGACTAGCGAAGAGGGCTGCGGGGGTCTGCCAGTCGAGGGTCTTGCGTGGCCGGTGGTTGACTTCGTCAGCGACTCGTTGCAGGTCCTCGACGGTGTGGACGCCCAGGTCGGTGCTCTTCCGGAAGTAGTCGCGGAGCAAGCCGTTGGTCGTCCGTATGGCTGCCAGGCTGGTTGGGGTGCATATGGCCGGACCGAGATCTCGTGGTCGCTAAGGCCGACATGTCCACAGCGTGCCTGGCGTCCACCGCGATCCTGCTCGCCGAGGCCGTCGCCGACCTCGACGGGTTCGACCGCGACCTCACCGCGGTGACCTTCCAGCGCGTCCAGGCCGACGTGTTCGCCGTCGTCACCGACACCGTCGAACAGGTGACCGGCCGGCCGGCCCGCACCCTCGCGGCGTTCCTCGAGGATGCCGGGGACATCCTGGGGACCAGCTGATCGTCACAGCGGACCCCGTGACGCCGCGGGCCCAGGTACTCCCGGGCGAGTACACGCCGCCTCCGACGGGCGGATGTCCCCGCCGGCGGCCGCCGCCATCGTGATGGACACCGACGAGTCAGGAGCGTGTCCATGTCCTCCCACCAAGATCAGCTCGTGGTCGTGGCCGCCAGACGACGCCACACGATCCCCGCACGGCTCACCGCCATGTGGCAGCGGCTCGCTGCCGGACGTCGGCCCACGCGGCGGCCCGGAGATCCGGGTGCCGGTCGACGGTTGGCCCGGGTGGCCCGCCGGGGGCTGGTCACGGTGGCGGGGGCGCTGGTGGTCCTGGCGGGCGCGGTGATGCTCGTGACGCCCGGACCGGGGCTGGTGACGATCGCCGCCGGCCTGGCGATCCTCGCCACCGAGTACGACTGGGCACGACGCGCGCTGGACCACTGCAAGCGCCGCTCGATGGCGGCGTACACCCAGACGAGGGCGCGCATCCGCGGCCGGCTCCAGCAGCGCCGGGACGGCCGCTGACCAGCCCGCCGGGACCAGCTCGGCCCAGGATCGCGCCGATCTTCGCCGTCAGGCGAAGGAGGCCCCGATCGCGCCGAGCGTCGCCGCTGGCCCCGCCCAGGATCGCGCCGATCTTCGCCGTCAGGCGAAGGAGGCCCCGATCGCGCCCAACGTCGCCGCCGGCCCCGCGCCCGACGTCGCCACTGGCCCCGCCCACGGCCCCGCCACTTCTTGACACTGTCCAAAGTTTGTCCCACACTGGACGACGTGCTCAGCGACCCGACGGCGTCCCTCCGCGAGCACGGCCTGCACGTGACCGCCCAGCGGCTGGCCGTGCTCCGCGCGGTGACCTCGAGCCCGCACATCACGGCCCAGGGGGTGGCTGAGGCGGTGCGCGAGCAGATCGGGGCGATCTCCCGGCAGTCGGTGTACGACACGCTCGCGGTGCTGACCGACACCGGCCTGATCCGGCGCATCCAGCCCGCCGGATCACCCACGCGCTACGAGGGCCGCGTCGGCGACAACCACCACCACCTGGTGTGCCGCCGCTGCGACCGCGTCGTCGACGTGGACTGCGCACCGGGCGAACCCCCGTGCATCACGCCAGCGGACGACCACGACTTCGCCCTCGACGAGGCCGAGGTCGTGTTCTGGGGCGTCTGCCCCGACTGCCGCGCCCTCGCCGCCTGAGCCCAGCCAGACCGTCCCGACACCGACCATCGACCACACGGAGACTGCGATGACCGACTCCAAGCCGTCCGCCAAGTCCGAGTGGGGCTCCCTCACCTCGGGTGAGTTCCAGTCCAACGAGAAGTGGTGGCCGAACGCGCTGAACCTGCGCGTCCTCCACCAGAACCACCCCGACTCCACCCCGCTCGGCGTCGACTTCGACTACCGCGCGAACCTGGCGGACGTCGACATCGACGAACTGACCCGCGACGTCGACGCGCTGATGACCGACTCCCAGTCCTGGTGGCCGGCCGACTGGGGTCACTACGGACCGTTCTTCATCCGGATGTCCTGGCACGCCGCCGGCACCTACCGGGTCGTCGACGGCCGCGGCGGTGGTGGGACCGGCGCCCAGCGCTACGCCCCCCTCAACTCCTGGCCCGACAACGGCAACCTCGACAAGGCCCGCCGCCTGCTCCTGCCGATCAAGCAGAAGTACGGCAAGGCCATCTCCTGGGCCGACCTGTTCGTCTTCGCCGGCAACCGGGCCCTCGAGACCATGGGCTTCCGGACCACCGGGTTCGCGTTCGGCCGCAACGACATCTGGGCGCCCGAGGACGACATCTACTGGGGTCCGGAGAACGAGTGGCTCGCCGAGCACGACGAGCGCTACACCGGCAGCTTCGAGGACGGCAGCCGCACCCTCGACAACCCCCTCGCCGCGGTCCAGATGGGCCTGATCTACGTCAACCCCGAGGGCCCCAACGGGATCCCGGACGCGGCCAAGTCCGCCCAGGACATCCGCGAGACGTTCACCCGGATGGCGATGAACGACACCGAGACCGTCGCCCTGCTGATCGGCGGCCACACCTTCGGGAAGATGCACGGCGCCTCGAAGCCGGAGTTCCACGGCCCCGAGCCGGAGTCCGCTGGGTTCGCCGATCAGGGCCTCGGCTGGACCAACTCCCACGAGACCGGGTTCGGCGAGTACACCCTCACCTCCGGCCTCGAGGGTGCCTGGACCCCCACCCCCATCCAGTGGGACAACACCTACCTGGAGACCCTCTTCAGCCACGAGTGGGAGCTCGTCGAGTCCCCCGCTGGCGCCAAGCAGTGGGAGCCGCGTGAGGTGAAGGAGGGCTTCATGGTCCCCGACGCCCACGTCGAGGGGCGGATGAACAAGCCGGTCATGTCGACCGCCGACCTGGCCCTGCTCGCCGATGACACCTTCCTGGACATCGCCAAGCGGTTCCGCGAGAACCCCGACCAGCTGGCTGACGCGTTCGCGAAGGCCTGGTTCAAGCTGCTGCACCGCGACATGGGGCCGGCGATCCGCTACCGGGGCCCGCAGGTGCCCGACGAGACCTGGCTGTGGCAGGACAACGTGCCGTTCCAGGAGGGCGAGCTGATCGGCGACGCCGAGATCGCCGAGCTGAAGTCGACGATCCTCGACAGCGGCCTCACCACCGCCCAGCTGATCTCCACCGCGTGGGCGTCGGCTTCGACCTACCGCCGCACCGACTACCGCGGGGGCGCCAACGGCGCGCGGATCCGCCTGGCCCCGATGAACAGCTGGGACGTCAACGTCCAGTCCGGCGTCGGCACGGTCATCGCGAAGTTGGAGGAGATCCAGCAGGCGTTCAACCAGGAGGGCGGTCCGCAGGTCTCCCTCGCCGACCTGATCGTGCTGGGCGGCACCGCCGCGGTGGAAGCCGCCGCGAAGGCCGCCGGCCACGACGTCACCGTGCCGTTCACCCCCGGTCGCACCGACGCCTCGCAGGACGAGACCGACGTCGACTCCTTCCAGTGGCTCGAGCCGAACGCCGACGGGTTCCGGAACTACGTGAAGAAGTTCGGCGCAGTGCCGACCGAGCACCTGCTCATCGACAAGGCGTTCATGCTGAACCTCACCGCGCCCGAGATGACCGCCCTCCTCGGCGGCATGCGGGTCCTCGGCGGCAACGTCGGCGACGAGGGCTACGGCGTGTTCACCGACCGGGTCGGCCAGCTGACGAACGACTTCTTCGTCAACCTCGTCGACATGGGCACGAAGTGGGCGGCCACCGACGAGTCCGAGGACACCTTCACCGGCGTCGACCGCGAGACCGGCGAGGAGCGCTGGACGGCGACCCGCGTCGACCTCGTCTTCGGGGCCAACAGCCAGCTCCGCGCCATCGCCGAGGAGTACGCCGCCGCCGGCGGTGAGGACCTCATGATCGAGGCGTTCGTCCGCGGTTGGGTCAAGGTCATGGAGAACGACCGCTTCGACCTCGAGTAGCCGCTCGGGCAGACCGCAGGCCGACGGGCAGACTCGGTGGGATGACCGATCCCACCGGGTCTGCCCCGACCTTCGCCGACCTCGGCCTGCACCCGTCGCTCCTCGCGGTCCTCGACGACCTGGGCTACGAGGAGCCGACCGGCATCCAGGCCGAGGCCATCCCCGCCCTGCTGGCGGGGTCAGACCTGCTCGGCCAGGCGGCGACCGGCACCGGCAAGACCGCCGCCTTCAGCCTGCCGCTGCTGCAGCGTCTGGCGGAGGGGACGGGGCGGACTGCCCGCGGTCCGCTCGGGTTGGTCCTCGCGCCCACGCGTGAGCTCGCCATGCAGGTCGCCGAGGCGATCCACACCTACGGGCAGGGCATCGGGGTGCGGGTGCTGCCGGTGTACGGCGGCCAGCCGATCGTCCGGCAGCTGAAGGCCCTCGACCGGGGCGTCGACGTCGTGGTCGCGACGCCTGGCCGGGCGCTCGACCACATCGCCCGCGGGTCCCTCGACCTCTCCGGCGTGGACGTCGTCGTGCTCGACGAGGCCGACGAGATGCTCGACATGGGCTTCGTCGAGGACATCGACGCGATCCTCGCCGACGTGCGCGACGACGCGCAGACGATGCTGTTCAGCGCGACGATGCCCCGGCGGATCGCGACGCTCGCCGCGGACCACCTGACCGACCCGGTGCGCGTGACGGTGCGGGGCGACAGCCCGGCTGGCGGCGAGAACCCGCAGATCCGCGAGGTCGTCTACGTCGTCCCGCGCCACCACAAGGTCGCAGCGCTGGCCCGGATCCTCGACGTCGAGTCGCCGGACTCCGCCATCGTCTTCTGCCGCACGCGGGTGGAGGTCGACGAGCTGACCCGGGCCATGAACGCCCGCGGCTACCGGGCCGAGGCGCTGCACGGCGGCATCGACCAGCAGGGTCGCGACCGCGTGATGGGCCACCTGCGGGACGGGACGACCGAGCTGCTGGTCGCCACCGACGTCGCGGCCCGCGGGTTGGACGTCGACACCCTGACCCACGTCGTCAACCACTCGCTGCCCCAGAGCCCGGAGGGGTACGTCCACCGCATCGGTCGTGTGGGGCGAGCCGGCCGGACCGGCACCGCCATCACGCTGGTCGCGCCCCGCGAGCACCGGGCGCTCCGGGTCGTCGAGCGCCACACGGGG
Coding sequences within it:
- the katG gene encoding catalase/peroxidase HPI: MTDSKPSAKSEWGSLTSGEFQSNEKWWPNALNLRVLHQNHPDSTPLGVDFDYRANLADVDIDELTRDVDALMTDSQSWWPADWGHYGPFFIRMSWHAAGTYRVVDGRGGGGTGAQRYAPLNSWPDNGNLDKARRLLLPIKQKYGKAISWADLFVFAGNRALETMGFRTTGFAFGRNDIWAPEDDIYWGPENEWLAEHDERYTGSFEDGSRTLDNPLAAVQMGLIYVNPEGPNGIPDAAKSAQDIRETFTRMAMNDTETVALLIGGHTFGKMHGASKPEFHGPEPESAGFADQGLGWTNSHETGFGEYTLTSGLEGAWTPTPIQWDNTYLETLFSHEWELVESPAGAKQWEPREVKEGFMVPDAHVEGRMNKPVMSTADLALLADDTFLDIAKRFRENPDQLADAFAKAWFKLLHRDMGPAIRYRGPQVPDETWLWQDNVPFQEGELIGDAEIAELKSTILDSGLTTAQLISTAWASASTYRRTDYRGGANGARIRLAPMNSWDVNVQSGVGTVIAKLEEIQQAFNQEGGPQVSLADLIVLGGTAAVEAAAKAAGHDVTVPFTPGRTDASQDETDVDSFQWLEPNADGFRNYVKKFGAVPTEHLLIDKAFMLNLTAPEMTALLGGMRVLGGNVGDEGYGVFTDRVGQLTNDFFVNLVDMGTKWAATDESEDTFTGVDRETGEERWTATRVDLVFGANSQLRAIAEEYAAAGGEDLMIEAFVRGWVKVMENDRFDLE
- a CDS encoding Fur family transcriptional regulator; translation: MLSDPTASLREHGLHVTAQRLAVLRAVTSSPHITAQGVAEAVREQIGAISRQSVYDTLAVLTDTGLIRRIQPAGSPTRYEGRVGDNHHHLVCRRCDRVVDVDCAPGEPPCITPADDHDFALDEAEVVFWGVCPDCRALAA
- a CDS encoding PGPGW domain-containing protein, with protein sequence MSSHQDQLVVVAARRRHTIPARLTAMWQRLAAGRRPTRRPGDPGAGRRLARVARRGLVTVAGALVVLAGAVMLVTPGPGLVTIAAGLAILATEYDWARRALDHCKRRSMAAYTQTRARIRGRLQQRRDGR
- a CDS encoding DEAD/DEAH box helicase, whose protein sequence is MTDPTGSAPTFADLGLHPSLLAVLDDLGYEEPTGIQAEAIPALLAGSDLLGQAATGTGKTAAFSLPLLQRLAEGTGRTARGPLGLVLAPTRELAMQVAEAIHTYGQGIGVRVLPVYGGQPIVRQLKALDRGVDVVVATPGRALDHIARGSLDLSGVDVVVLDEADEMLDMGFVEDIDAILADVRDDAQTMLFSATMPRRIATLAADHLTDPVRVTVRGDSPAGGENPQIREVVYVVPRHHKVAALARILDVESPDSAIVFCRTRVEVDELTRAMNARGYRAEALHGGIDQQGRDRVMGHLRDGTTELLVATDVAARGLDVDTLTHVVNHSLPQSPEGYVHRIGRVGRAGRTGTAITLVAPREHRALRVVERHTGRTMEVETVPTVADLRARRLGLLTASVREAALGDDLESFRGVVEALAEEFDPVQIALAAVKVAHDETVGDEEAEGPERLDASLADDRGGRAPSGTKSSGGARGSKGGPPPSHATRLWVSLGRNAGMRPKDLVGAIAGETSLTGRDVGAIHIAQRFSLVDVPAESADEVIAALRATRMRGTKATVRRDKT